One stretch of Aquimarina sp. Aq107 DNA includes these proteins:
- a CDS encoding LytTR family DNA-binding domain-containing protein, whose protein sequence is MSTTQPTKNTTKTLRHTWINGAAWRWCKKAIVLTIFSLVANHLATRDSFPGGESYRFPIEGFLSTIVLSILVGIIADLNFKFYKKKYFSKKVEIATVARFMFSTLGYITIMYIPVNIIIDKTAGGQTQFYYLLIGLLITLLLCFILIGLLYAQDVYDLYKLSIKDAEITIDSGTKVKKLTYENIACFYSENKIVYTVQNDGTTINTDFTLNELEEKINDQLFFRANRQIIIHKDTVDIIEKIENGKLRIRLKAFIKNDAIAEINISRYKRKIFMDWFQ, encoded by the coding sequence ATGAGTACCACACAACCAACCAAGAATACAACAAAAACACTGCGACATACTTGGATTAATGGTGCTGCATGGCGTTGGTGCAAGAAAGCAATTGTATTAACGATTTTCTCTTTAGTAGCCAATCATTTAGCGACCCGCGATAGTTTTCCCGGTGGAGAATCATATAGATTTCCTATAGAAGGTTTTCTGTCGACTATTGTTTTATCCATTCTTGTTGGGATCATAGCTGATCTTAATTTTAAATTTTACAAGAAAAAGTATTTCTCTAAAAAAGTAGAAATTGCTACGGTCGCACGATTTATGTTCTCTACTCTAGGATATATTACAATCATGTATATTCCTGTAAACATTATTATTGATAAAACAGCCGGTGGACAGACACAGTTCTATTATTTATTAATTGGCTTACTAATTACCTTGTTGTTATGTTTTATACTCATAGGTTTATTATATGCCCAGGATGTATACGATTTATATAAGTTATCAATAAAAGATGCCGAGATTACTATAGATAGTGGTACGAAAGTAAAAAAGCTTACCTACGAAAATATTGCGTGCTTCTATAGCGAAAACAAAATTGTATATACTGTTCAGAATGATGGCACAACAATTAACACCGATTTTACATTAAATGAGCTCGAAGAAAAAATAAACGATCAATTATTTTTTAGAGCCAATCGGCAAATTATTATTCATAAAGATACTGTAGACATAATCGAAAAGATTGAAAATGGCAAGTTACGTATCCGACTAAAAGCTTTCATTAAAAACGATGCAATTGCAGAAATCAATATCAGTCGTTACAAGCGAAAAATATTTATGGATTGGTTTCAATAA
- a CDS encoding CPBP family intramembrane glutamic endopeptidase, whose amino-acid sequence MNKITLRQILIPLITIAIICFFWFGPFRITIENIIISILIIITNYIEYKGKAFSELGFHREKFTFKNIFVLAPLVALGLFIFYVFILVPGITKLTGTPIDYSAFDQLKGNLPAFLITLLLVWATAGFGEEIIFRGYFMRQFVKFFGESKVSIAVNIILITGFFGFMHSYQGITGQLVTWIVGALLALIFYLRKYDLWFLISVHGFFNTIALCCIYFDLV is encoded by the coding sequence ATGAACAAAATCACATTACGTCAAATATTAATTCCATTAATTACCATCGCAATCATCTGCTTTTTTTGGTTTGGACCATTTCGTATAACCATAGAAAATATCATTATTTCTATATTAATCATCATAACGAATTATATAGAATATAAAGGAAAAGCATTTTCTGAACTTGGATTTCACCGTGAAAAATTCACATTCAAAAACATTTTTGTACTTGCTCCATTAGTGGCACTAGGGCTTTTTATTTTTTATGTTTTTATATTGGTTCCGGGGATTACAAAACTCACAGGAACTCCTATAGATTATTCTGCTTTTGATCAATTAAAAGGAAATCTTCCAGCTTTTTTAATTACTTTATTATTAGTATGGGCTACAGCAGGATTTGGAGAAGAAATTATCTTTCGTGGTTATTTTATGCGACAATTTGTAAAATTCTTCGGAGAAAGCAAAGTCAGTATAGCAGTGAACATTATTTTAATTACTGGTTTTTTTGGCTTTATGCATAGTTATCAAGGAATTACTGGACAACTTGTTACTTGGATCGTGGGAGCGCTCTTAGCCCTGATATTCTACTTACGTAAATATGATTTGTGGTTTCTGATTTCCGTACACGGTTTTTTTAACACCATCGCCTTATGTTGTATTTACTTTGATTTGGTATAA
- a CDS encoding pentapeptide repeat-containing protein: protein MKEQFIEEKTFDRKDFSEIPLEKGEYELCVFLNCNFSNSDLSHIRFVDCEFHNCNLSTANIFQTGFQNVLFKDCKILGLHFDKCNDFGFSIKVDNCQLNHSSFFKRKLSKTLFKKSKLQEVDFTECDLSSAIFDDCNLQNTIFNKTDLQNADFRNSFNFTIDPENNKIKGAKFTLETIVGLLTKYNIKIEPNL, encoded by the coding sequence ATGAAAGAACAGTTTATAGAAGAGAAAACATTTGATAGAAAAGATTTTTCGGAAATTCCACTTGAAAAAGGTGAATACGAATTATGTGTGTTTTTAAATTGTAATTTTTCAAATTCCGATTTATCTCATATCAGATTTGTTGATTGCGAATTTCACAACTGTAATCTAAGTACTGCTAATATTTTCCAAACAGGATTTCAAAATGTACTTTTCAAAGATTGTAAAATCTTAGGATTACATTTTGATAAATGTAATGATTTTGGATTCTCAATTAAAGTTGATAACTGCCAGTTAAATCATTCGTCATTTTTTAAACGAAAGCTTTCAAAAACTTTATTTAAAAAATCTAAACTTCAAGAAGTCGATTTTACTGAATGTGATTTAAGTTCAGCTATTTTTGATGATTGTAATTTACAAAACACAATATTTAATAAGACAGACCTACAAAATGCTGATTTCAGAAATTCTTTCAACTTTACAATTGACCCAGAGAACAATAAGATTAAAGGAGCGAAATTTACTTTGGAAACTATAGTAGGGCTTTTAACAAAATATAATATCAAAATAGAACCAAACTTATAA
- a CDS encoding AIM24 family protein, producing MKFKISDYPSSYLGIEFKKDEKIITEKGNLIYCDGEYTFENKIEAKSYKNWIAKIFGGKSLTYNIYTAKEDLKMALSTKDNSEIFDIEITNDNPVLFEPNLHFARTIDLEIKLERKDWKSTLNDGLKLRTTGNGKLFLKGYGKIIEHEIDSEKPIFVDEDALIAFENKLKIKTVSRGVKELVTSGEGFLYAISGKGKIWIQTRKKGEYSSSGGIVDGIFNFMK from the coding sequence ATGAAATTTAAAATATCAGACTATCCAAGTTCTTACTTAGGAATTGAATTTAAAAAAGATGAAAAAATAATTACCGAAAAAGGGAATCTAATATACTGCGACGGAGAATATACTTTTGAGAATAAAATCGAAGCTAAAAGTTACAAAAATTGGATTGCAAAAATATTTGGAGGTAAAAGCTTAACATATAATATCTATACGGCAAAAGAGGATTTAAAAATGGCTTTATCAACCAAAGATAATTCAGAGATATTTGACATAGAAATTACTAATGACAACCCCGTTTTATTTGAGCCAAATCTGCATTTTGCAAGAACAATTGATTTAGAAATTAAATTAGAAAGAAAAGACTGGAAAAGCACACTTAATGATGGATTAAAACTTAGAACTACTGGGAATGGAAAATTATTTTTAAAAGGTTACGGAAAAATAATTGAACACGAAATAGACTCCGAAAAACCAATTTTTGTGGATGAAGATGCTTTAATTGCTTTTGAAAACAAATTAAAGATTAAAACCGTTTCTAGAGGAGTTAAGGAGTTAGTTACAAGTGGAGAAGGTTTCTTGTATGCAATATCAGGAAAGGGTAAAATCTGGATTCAAACAAGAAAAAAAGGAGAATATTCAAGTAGTGGAGGAATTGTAGACGGAATATTTAACTTTATGAAATAA
- a CDS encoding polysaccharide deacetylase family protein has protein sequence MKRLQPLILLLLTIFLGCKNSRSDKPEKALEKPKEAIITKPIVSFTFDDGNTSDIANFKFEEWNKMILTHLEKENLKAIFFVTGKNKSSKKGQFLLKSWNDNGHKIANHSYSHPNFNSEKNDSHLFENELRKTDGIISNLSNHIKLFRFPYLKEGRSQTKVDSIRDILSKYNYQNGYVTIDASDWYVDQRLIKRIKQIGLEKVEMDRFKNFYLEHILERANFYEELSYEMNGRHINHTLLLHHNLTSALFLGDLIKKFKKQGWEVIDADKAFEDEIFTKIPTSDFAGESLIYSMAKQSKKYDQILRYPAEDSRYEKNKMHTLGL, from the coding sequence ATGAAACGCTTACAACCACTAATCTTATTACTACTAACAATCTTTCTTGGGTGTAAAAATTCAAGATCTGACAAACCAGAAAAAGCACTAGAAAAACCAAAAGAAGCTATCATAACAAAACCAATAGTAAGCTTTACTTTCGACGATGGAAATACATCCGATATAGCAAATTTCAAATTTGAGGAATGGAATAAAATGATTTTAACACATCTTGAAAAAGAAAATCTAAAAGCCATATTTTTTGTTACTGGAAAAAATAAATCTAGCAAAAAAGGCCAATTCTTGCTTAAAAGCTGGAATGATAATGGTCATAAAATAGCCAATCACTCCTATTCTCATCCAAATTTCAATTCTGAAAAAAATGATTCACATCTTTTTGAGAATGAACTTAGAAAAACAGATGGGATAATTTCAAACCTTAGTAATCACATTAAGCTTTTTCGATTTCCTTACTTAAAAGAAGGTAGGAGTCAAACAAAAGTTGATAGCATTAGGGACATACTTAGTAAATACAATTACCAAAATGGTTATGTAACTATAGATGCTTCTGATTGGTATGTAGATCAACGCTTAATCAAAAGAATAAAACAAATTGGACTCGAAAAAGTAGAAATGGACAGGTTTAAAAACTTTTACTTAGAACATATTTTAGAGCGAGCGAACTTTTATGAAGAGCTTTCTTACGAAATGAACGGAAGACATATCAATCACACATTATTGCTTCATCATAATCTAACGTCAGCTTTATTTTTAGGTGATCTCATTAAGAAATTTAAAAAACAAGGTTGGGAAGTTATTGATGCCGATAAAGCTTTTGAAGATGAAATATTCACAAAGATTCCTACATCCGATTTTGCAGGAGAGAGTTTGATTTATTCAATGGCTAAACAATCAAAAAAATATGATCAGATATTGCGATATCCTGCAGAAGATAGTAGATACGAAAAAAACAAAATGCATACACTCGGCCTTTAA
- a CDS encoding leucine-rich repeat domain-containing protein: MKKVILLLLCSVCIVFNIYSQSKTHELWENTEIGPVVVYYSLEEALKNPEKVKGLQIRDKGLEKIPNEIVKLVNLEYLRLHHNRFEKIPDFIFKMNTIKVLEIGGNKLNVIPEGIGQMTQLEYLGLKANGLTTLPKSIGNLTNLKHLDLDFNPLITLPESIKNLTKLESIYFSHAKFSDAEIKRIKQLLPHHFGT; encoded by the coding sequence ATGAAAAAAGTAATCTTATTACTCTTATGTTCCGTGTGTATTGTTTTCAACATATATTCACAATCTAAAACTCACGAATTATGGGAAAACACCGAAATAGGACCTGTAGTAGTATACTATTCTTTAGAAGAAGCTTTAAAAAACCCTGAAAAGGTTAAAGGTTTACAAATTAGAGATAAAGGGCTTGAAAAAATACCTAATGAGATTGTCAAATTAGTTAACCTTGAATATTTGCGACTACATCATAATAGATTTGAAAAAATTCCTGATTTTATTTTCAAAATGAATACAATTAAAGTTTTAGAAATTGGAGGAAACAAACTAAACGTAATACCAGAAGGAATTGGTCAAATGACACAATTAGAATATTTAGGATTAAAAGCAAATGGATTAACTACTCTCCCAAAATCAATTGGTAATTTGACTAATTTAAAACATCTTGATTTAGATTTTAATCCTCTAATAACACTCCCAGAGTCTATAAAAAATTTAACTAAACTAGAATCAATTTATTTTTCTCACGCTAAATTTTCTGATGCAGAAATAAAAAGAATCAAACAATTATTACCACATCATTTCGGTACGTAA
- a CDS encoding DUF3592 domain-containing protein: protein MIEYLYGGMLVISVILIYFAIRHYNVTKNLLTDGIKTKAKVIDLIKITSDDGYTYKPVFEYKDKANNVVTFKSDVSSSPAPYDIGDTVNMVYAKNSDEKKIISFWGLYRWTIILLSIASPLLIIGGGYILYSRG from the coding sequence ATGATTGAATATTTATACGGAGGAATGTTAGTGATATCAGTTATACTAATATATTTTGCAATAAGACATTATAATGTAACAAAAAATCTATTAACCGATGGAATAAAAACTAAAGCAAAGGTTATTGATTTAATTAAAATAACTAGCGATGATGGATACACTTACAAACCTGTATTTGAATATAAGGACAAAGCAAATAATGTAGTTACATTTAAAAGTGATGTAAGCTCTAGCCCAGCGCCATATGATATAGGAGATACAGTTAATATGGTATACGCTAAAAATAGCGATGAGAAAAAAATTATATCATTTTGGGGATTATATCGATGGACAATAATATTATTATCAATTGCTTCTCCTCTATTAATAATTGGAGGAGGATATATTTTATATTCAAGAGGGTAA
- a CDS encoding polysaccharide lyase family 7 protein, whose translation MKKINKSLFQTPILISVLALFLNSCFHTNATKKPKDEGAKTIIYPSDIIPFMDEWTILTGDGTRTEELANYEQKDFFYVSNDGETDWVVYKTPNSGITSKNSSNTRTELGQKKHWIPETGGKLNGTLKVMHVSTSGDARVAASYSVVVGQIHSDDGHENEPLKIFYKKFPGHTKGSVFWNYEINTEGDNGKRWDYSTAVWGNDMSTIGSSPTTYPKEPNEGIQLGEEFSYEINVHKGIMYLTFTSEGHPTRTFTKNLLKSEFISKETIPQQITTLYASIGRDGIERPNAYAGELQFFKQGAYNQTNGKNPEDNIVWNTGSKTYDGDISKQYANGCYAEVWFKEAAVGSSTVPDKE comes from the coding sequence ATGAAAAAAATAAATAAATCACTGTTTCAAACGCCTATACTAATCAGTGTCCTTGCACTATTCTTAAATAGTTGCTTTCATACTAATGCAACAAAAAAACCTAAGGACGAAGGCGCTAAAACCATCATATACCCTAGCGATATTATTCCGTTTATGGATGAATGGACAATTCTAACAGGTGATGGTACGCGCACTGAAGAATTAGCTAATTACGAGCAAAAAGATTTCTTTTATGTTTCTAATGACGGAGAAACAGACTGGGTAGTTTATAAAACGCCAAACTCAGGTATTACATCAAAAAATTCGAGCAATACAAGAACAGAATTAGGGCAAAAAAAACATTGGATCCCTGAAACGGGTGGCAAGCTAAATGGCACCTTAAAAGTAATGCACGTTTCAACTTCTGGTGATGCCAGAGTTGCTGCATCATACTCTGTAGTCGTTGGACAAATTCACAGTGATGACGGACATGAGAACGAACCGCTAAAAATATTTTATAAAAAATTCCCTGGACACACAAAAGGATCTGTTTTTTGGAACTACGAAATCAATACAGAAGGCGATAATGGAAAAAGGTGGGATTACTCAACAGCCGTTTGGGGTAATGACATGTCTACTATTGGATCAAGTCCAACTACTTATCCTAAAGAACCTAATGAAGGGATCCAACTGGGAGAAGAATTTAGCTATGAAATAAATGTTCATAAAGGTATTATGTACCTCACTTTTACGAGTGAAGGTCATCCAACAAGGACATTTACAAAAAACTTATTAAAATCAGAATTTATCTCTAAGGAGACCATCCCTCAACAAATAACAACATTGTACGCGTCTATAGGTCGAGATGGTATAGAACGCCCAAATGCATATGCAGGCGAATTGCAATTTTTTAAACAAGGTGCATATAATCAAACTAACGGAAAGAATCCAGAAGATAATATCGTTTGGAATACTGGATCAAAAACTTATGATGGTGATATCTCAAAACAATATGCAAATGGATGCTATGCAGAGGTTTGGTTTAAGGAAGCAGCTGTAGGTTCTAGCACAGTCCCTGATAAAGAATAA
- a CDS encoding SDR family NAD(P)-dependent oxidoreductase — protein MKNTQGKAIIIGGTSGIGRGLAEILLENSWMVGVTGRRIELLNQIKEKSNNRIIIQEHDITEINSSDKKMEALFNQMEAVDLVIVSSGISELNQKLDWETENKIIQTNVNGISKVYEFVFSKFKKQGYGHLVGISSIASLRGNRYCPSYSASKAFQVNYLEALRCIAKNEKLDIQITDVQPGFVDTPMAKGDGLFWVASVKKASTQIYSAILKKKRKVYITKRWRLIAWVMKLAPNWMLEKM, from the coding sequence TTGAAAAACACACAAGGAAAAGCTATTATTATTGGAGGAACTTCTGGTATTGGAAGAGGTTTAGCAGAAATACTGTTAGAAAATAGTTGGATGGTGGGTGTAACTGGTCGTAGGATCGAACTACTTAATCAAATAAAAGAAAAATCTAACAACCGAATCATAATCCAAGAACATGACATCACAGAAATAAATAGTTCGGATAAAAAAATGGAAGCTCTTTTTAACCAAATGGAAGCAGTTGATTTAGTGATTGTTTCTTCTGGTATTTCAGAATTAAATCAAAAATTGGATTGGGAAACTGAAAACAAAATAATACAAACGAATGTAAATGGGATTTCTAAAGTGTATGAATTCGTGTTTTCTAAGTTCAAAAAACAGGGCTACGGTCACCTTGTTGGAATTTCATCTATTGCCTCTTTAAGAGGTAATAGGTATTGTCCTTCGTATAGTGCATCCAAAGCTTTTCAGGTAAATTACCTCGAAGCGTTAAGATGTATTGCAAAAAATGAAAAATTAGATATACAGATTACCGATGTGCAACCTGGTTTTGTAGATACACCAATGGCCAAAGGGGATGGACTATTTTGGGTAGCTTCTGTAAAAAAAGCTTCCACTCAAATATATTCTGCTATTCTAAAAAAGAAAAGAAAAGTTTACATAACCAAAAGGTGGAGATTAATCGCTTGGGTTATGAAACTTGCTCCAAATTGGATGTTAGAAAAAATGTAA
- the mog gene encoding molybdopterin adenylyltransferase: protein MSIAKIGIVTVSDRANAGIYEDISGKAIINTLNDYLTSQWEEVYKIVPDEQEVIEQALIDLVDQEKCCLVITTGGTGPAKRDVTPEATEAVCDRMMPGFGELMRAESLKFVPTAILSRQTAGLRSSSLIINLPGKPKSIRECLDAVFPAVPYCIDLMHGPFLECNEDVIKPFRPKKK, encoded by the coding sequence ATGTCAATAGCTAAAATAGGAATAGTAACTGTAAGTGATCGAGCTAATGCAGGTATTTATGAAGATATAAGTGGAAAAGCAATTATAAATACATTGAATGATTATCTTACTTCTCAATGGGAAGAAGTGTATAAAATAGTTCCCGATGAACAAGAAGTTATTGAACAAGCACTTATCGATTTAGTAGATCAAGAGAAATGCTGTTTAGTAATTACCACTGGTGGTACAGGTCCTGCTAAAAGAGATGTTACTCCAGAAGCTACCGAAGCAGTTTGCGATAGGATGATGCCTGGTTTTGGAGAACTAATGAGGGCGGAGTCTTTAAAGTTCGTACCAACTGCGATTCTTTCGCGACAAACTGCAGGACTCAGAAGTAGTAGTTTAATTATTAATCTCCCTGGAAAACCAAAATCAATCAGAGAATGTTTGGATGCTGTTTTTCCTGCTGTTCCATATTGTATCGATCTCATGCACGGACCATTTTTAGAGTGTAATGAAGATGTAATCAAACCATTTAGACCAAAGAAAAAATAA
- a CDS encoding helix-turn-helix transcriptional regulator, whose protein sequence is MNPKIFEPQQNLVEWIKCYWTLESNFENTPIKNTIIPDGTMKLIFHYGDTYKHHLNDKESIILPKCFLIGQLTRPYIVEPLGNTGSFVVRFQPNGLLPFTNVDIKEIQNTAVPLDKIFGKDGEQIGEQILKANTTSERIELIETFLLKRLTKKNTIDTIIKSTIDTILQANGQLSVHELSKQNNINRRQLTRKFSSTIGLSPKQLSKTVRIQNTLKTLLTKEVTSLTDLAYQNEYFDQAHFIKDFKEFTGLTPKEFYGDDLKMSLIFDNED, encoded by the coding sequence ATGAATCCCAAAATATTTGAACCACAACAGAATTTAGTAGAATGGATCAAATGTTATTGGACATTAGAAAGTAATTTTGAAAACACCCCCATAAAGAACACCATTATTCCGGATGGTACAATGAAATTGATTTTTCATTATGGAGATACATATAAACATCACCTAAACGATAAAGAAAGTATAATTTTACCAAAATGCTTTTTAATAGGACAACTCACACGTCCCTATATTGTTGAACCACTTGGCAATACTGGTTCCTTTGTTGTTCGATTTCAACCAAACGGACTTTTACCTTTTACTAATGTAGACATAAAAGAAATTCAAAATACAGCTGTTCCATTAGATAAAATCTTCGGAAAAGATGGAGAGCAAATTGGAGAACAAATTCTAAAAGCCAATACTACATCGGAGAGGATAGAGTTAATAGAAACATTTTTATTAAAAAGATTGACTAAAAAAAACACTATTGACACTATTATAAAATCAACAATTGATACAATTTTGCAAGCTAACGGACAACTTTCGGTACACGAGCTTTCTAAACAAAACAATATTAATCGTAGACAACTAACTCGTAAATTTTCTTCGACAATTGGTTTAAGCCCCAAACAACTTTCTAAAACTGTAAGGATTCAAAATACATTAAAAACATTATTAACAAAAGAGGTTACAAGTCTTACTGATTTGGCCTACCAGAATGAATATTTTGATCAAGCACATTTTATAAAAGATTTTAAAGAATTTACAGGTCTAACACCTAAAGAATTTTACGGAGATGATTTAAAAATGTCTTTGATTTTTGACAATGAAGATTAG
- a CDS encoding VOC family protein yields the protein MKNVNPVNWFDINVSNLNNAKNFYETVFNIKLVDFPIEFGKQSGFPFDPKGSNITGALVEKEDFVPNSNNTIIYFESQDCITEESVVEKAGGKIIRPKMPIGEFGFVSILMDIDGNTIGLHSRE from the coding sequence ATGAAAAACGTAAATCCTGTAAACTGGTTCGACATTAATGTATCAAACTTAAACAACGCTAAAAACTTCTATGAAACTGTTTTTAATATCAAGCTTGTTGATTTCCCGATTGAATTTGGTAAACAATCTGGCTTCCCATTTGACCCAAAAGGTTCAAATATTACTGGAGCTCTAGTAGAAAAAGAAGATTTTGTACCCAACAGTAATAACACTATTATTTACTTTGAATCTCAAGATTGTATAACTGAAGAAAGTGTCGTAGAAAAAGCCGGAGGAAAAATCATAAGGCCCAAAATGCCAATAGGAGAATTCGGTTTTGTCTCTATTTTAATGGATATAGATGGAAATACTATTGGCTTACATTCAAGAGAATAA
- a CDS encoding YiiX family permuted papain-like enzyme has translation MKKILLAIVSVGILIFIGYWGVEMYRSTVETKNNAVVPENFKIEQKIQNGDIIFQTSKSNQSKAIQLATNSKYSHMGMIYENDGKYFVYEAVQPVKQTPLSKWIDRGKDNHYVIKRLRNASKILTNSTIKNMKKIGSQYNGKSYDLYFEWSDDKMYCSELVWKIYKEATGIEIGELQRLSDFDLSHKIVKTKMQERYGTNIPMDEKVISPAAMFNSDKLITIEEN, from the coding sequence ATGAAAAAAATACTCTTAGCAATAGTATCCGTTGGAATCTTAATTTTTATTGGTTATTGGGGAGTAGAAATGTATCGATCCACTGTAGAAACTAAAAATAATGCTGTTGTTCCAGAGAATTTTAAGATTGAACAGAAAATTCAGAATGGTGATATAATTTTTCAGACTTCAAAATCAAATCAAAGCAAAGCTATTCAATTAGCAACCAATTCGAAATATAGTCATATGGGAATGATTTATGAAAATGATGGAAAATACTTTGTTTATGAAGCAGTCCAACCCGTAAAACAAACACCTCTATCAAAATGGATTGATCGTGGAAAAGACAACCATTACGTCATTAAAAGATTGCGAAATGCTAGTAAAATATTAACTAATTCGACCATAAAAAACATGAAAAAGATAGGTTCGCAATATAACGGTAAGTCCTATGATCTATACTTTGAATGGTCCGATGATAAGATGTATTGTTCAGAACTTGTATGGAAAATATATAAAGAAGCAACAGGAATCGAAATTGGAGAACTTCAAAGACTATCTGATTTCGATTTAAGTCATAAAATTGTAAAAACCAAAATGCAAGAACGTTATGGAACAAATATACCAATGGATGAAAAAGTAATTTCACCTGCTGCCATGTTTAATTCGGACAAATTGATTACTATAGAAGAAAATTAA
- a CDS encoding TetR/AcrR family transcriptional regulator: MARKKQYIESEVIDKAMNLFWRNGYESTSMQMLEKEMGINKFSIYSSFGSKHGLFLESLKSYKRKVNNIFEKFKNSSNGIEDIKEFFYDSVKICHQPGSEKGCLVTNTYNEFVGKEDESINDEMTKFMEDLKELFIDKLSADKTKKQNDILKQANFLLLAKHGLAAASKVNSKKEIEDYIEMTFNNL, from the coding sequence ATGGCAAGAAAAAAACAATATATAGAATCAGAAGTTATTGATAAAGCTATGAACTTATTCTGGCGTAATGGATATGAGAGTACTTCCATGCAGATGTTAGAAAAGGAAATGGGTATTAATAAATTTTCTATCTATTCGAGTTTTGGTAGTAAGCATGGCCTATTTCTAGAAAGCTTAAAAAGCTACAAAAGAAAGGTTAATAACATTTTTGAAAAATTTAAGAACTCATCTAATGGTATAGAGGATATTAAAGAATTCTTTTATGACTCTGTAAAAATTTGTCATCAACCAGGTAGTGAGAAGGGTTGTTTGGTAACGAATACCTATAACGAATTCGTTGGAAAAGAGGACGAATCAATCAATGACGAGATGACTAAATTCATGGAAGACCTTAAAGAATTGTTTATTGACAAGTTAAGTGCCGATAAGACCAAAAAACAAAATGACATTTTAAAACAAGCTAACTTTTTATTATTAGCCAAGCATGGTCTTGCTGCTGCATCTAAAGTAAATAGTAAAAAAGAAATTGAAGATTATATCGAAATGACATTTAACAATTTGTAG
- a CDS encoding carboxymuconolactone decarboxylase family protein, whose protein sequence is MTTLKVNTIESAPEESKASLEQSVKAFGMLPGLHAVLASAPEVLEAYKTLHSAFQNSSFNAEELTVVWQTINVEHECHYCVPAHTGIAHMMKVDSALTEALRNRTAMPNEKLQVLHDFTLKVVRNRGHVTQEDLNTFYAAGYGERQVLEVILGLSQKVISNYTNHIANTPVDEAFQKFAWEAQKV, encoded by the coding sequence ATGACAACGTTAAAAGTAAACACAATCGAATCAGCACCAGAAGAGAGTAAAGCATCTTTAGAACAATCTGTAAAAGCTTTTGGTATGTTACCAGGTCTACATGCTGTCTTAGCTTCTGCTCCAGAAGTATTGGAAGCTTATAAAACATTACACAGTGCTTTTCAAAATTCATCATTTAATGCTGAAGAACTTACGGTAGTTTGGCAAACAATTAATGTAGAACACGAATGTCATTATTGCGTTCCTGCTCATACAGGTATTGCTCATATGATGAAAGTAGACTCTGCACTAACTGAAGCTCTTAGAAATAGAACAGCTATGCCTAACGAAAAACTGCAAGTATTACACGATTTCACTCTAAAAGTAGTTCGTAACCGTGGACATGTAACACAAGAAGATTTAAATACATTTTATGCTGCTGGTTATGGAGAAAGACAAGTGTTAGAAGTTATTTTAGGACTATCACAGAAGGTAATTAGTAATTATACTAATCATATCGCCAACACACCGGTTGATGAAGCGTTTCAAAAATTTGCTTGGGAAGCACAAAAAGTGTAA